A stretch of Verrucomicrobiota bacterium DNA encodes these proteins:
- a CDS encoding RsmD family RNA methyltransferase — protein sequence MRVIAGSAGGLSLQPPDKNTRPTMDRVRGAIFSSLGERVPEARVLDLFAGSGALGIEALSRGAASATFVEHLGPTTGVIRKNLQSTRLDRLPTTVQQMDAFRFLDLYVEEEGFDLIFADPPYLKDTRPSVGDVTNLADNLLSHPNMPKALGVEGLLILECERRQPLPSLTPSTSLIPWEILSDRNYGESRILILRRAS from the coding sequence ATGCGTGTGATTGCAGGCTCGGCCGGAGGACTCTCCCTTCAGCCACCGGATAAAAATACCAGACCCACGATGGACCGGGTGCGGGGAGCTATCTTCTCCTCTCTGGGTGAACGCGTTCCCGAGGCGCGTGTTCTGGATCTCTTTGCCGGAAGTGGCGCCCTTGGTATTGAGGCGCTGAGCAGGGGAGCTGCCTCAGCAACCTTCGTGGAACACCTAGGGCCAACGACGGGCGTTATCAGGAAGAATCTCCAATCGACCCGACTCGATCGACTTCCTACAACCGTTCAGCAGATGGATGCCTTTCGTTTCCTGGACCTCTATGTTGAGGAAGAAGGATTCGACCTCATCTTTGCCGACCCTCCTTACCTAAAGGATACAAGACCTTCGGTCGGAGATGTAACCAATCTGGCCGACAACTTGCTTAGTCATCCGAATATGCCAAAGGCACTCGGTGTCGAAGGACTCCTCATCCTCGAATGCGAACGCAGGCAGCCCCTTCCCTCACTCACCCCCTCCACCTCTTTAATCCCGTGGGAGATCCTTTCCGATCGGAATTACGGCGAGTCCCGCATCCTGATCCTTCGCCGAGCATCATGA
- a CDS encoding AsmA-like C-terminal region-containing protein — protein sequence MRSIAKPFLFMGTILLGIFLLLLFAANLTLQLPGIQDRIRSTLSSALGTPISFKSVFLNPAGGIRLGKVIVTPTEQLAMASADSFTVYISWADLLKGELAPEAISLNHPSAILKLGSSSTTTAPKLPALLSQTLTATPSAMGVNTPSSPAKQPQESESKKSSLPLDLASWLPHLSIQHGECSVLDEGSHPVLRLNDLNAHEEKGGMKIMATSAVISDSLIVHDLAANAEAEPGPKGATLMLQNISAIMGEGRLTGALRCGLPPSSPDYNCSLQLSAASLRKLLGDASLGSSNAEGQIDGDLMCAGTAGIGATMTGKGSLRCKEATIEPVAFLKQIGQLLNIDELKLLNLAEGRCLFRIDQGHVVIDELFLRSANLILAAKGPLQPSGELNLDSRLLFNEKLTGRLHGLLGSQLTPAPEPGYSQVTFHVSGPASNPRTDLIERLTGIHLGGNLGGLGGLLQGLFGKPAPQAPAPQPQQQTPAMPQPAH from the coding sequence GTGCGTTCGATTGCCAAGCCCTTTCTTTTCATGGGAACGATTCTTTTAGGGATTTTCCTGCTTCTGCTTTTTGCGGCGAATCTCACCCTGCAACTCCCAGGAATCCAGGATCGGATTCGATCGACCCTGTCGTCAGCCCTTGGCACTCCGATCTCCTTCAAGAGCGTGTTCCTTAATCCTGCGGGCGGCATCCGTCTTGGCAAAGTCATCGTGACCCCGACTGAACAGCTTGCCATGGCCTCCGCCGATTCATTTACGGTATATATCTCTTGGGCTGACCTGCTGAAGGGCGAGCTCGCGCCGGAAGCCATCTCGCTGAATCACCCGTCGGCCATCCTGAAACTAGGCTCAAGTAGCACAACAACTGCGCCGAAACTTCCTGCCCTCCTCAGCCAGACACTAACTGCCACACCTTCTGCGATGGGGGTCAACACACCTTCCTCTCCTGCAAAGCAACCCCAGGAATCTGAGAGTAAGAAATCATCGCTCCCTCTCGACCTTGCCTCCTGGCTCCCCCACCTCTCTATCCAGCACGGCGAGTGTTCCGTTCTGGATGAAGGTTCTCATCCGGTTTTGCGTCTCAACGATCTGAACGCACATGAGGAAAAAGGAGGCATGAAAATCATGGCGACATCGGCCGTCATCAGCGACTCCCTGATTGTCCACGATCTTGCAGCAAATGCAGAAGCCGAACCAGGACCGAAGGGAGCTACTCTTATGCTGCAAAATATCTCGGCAATAATGGGTGAAGGTCGCCTGACCGGTGCTCTCCGATGCGGCCTACCCCCAAGTTCACCCGACTATAACTGCTCACTCCAACTCTCCGCAGCCAGTCTGAGAAAATTACTTGGAGACGCCTCTCTTGGGTCATCCAATGCAGAAGGACAAATAGACGGGGATCTCATGTGTGCAGGCACAGCTGGAATCGGAGCCACCATGACAGGCAAGGGATCTCTTCGATGCAAAGAAGCCACGATAGAACCCGTGGCTTTTTTGAAACAAATCGGCCAGCTGCTCAATATCGATGAGCTAAAACTCCTGAATCTCGCCGAGGGCCGTTGTCTTTTTCGTATCGATCAGGGACATGTCGTGATCGACGAACTCTTCCTGCGCTCGGCAAACCTGATCCTTGCCGCCAAGGGCCCCCTCCAGCCCTCCGGAGAGCTCAATCTGGACTCTCGACTGCTCTTTAATGAAAAACTCACGGGACGCCTGCATGGCCTGCTGGGATCACAACTGACTCCGGCTCCCGAACCGGGTTACTCCCAAGTGACTTTCCATGTGTCAGGTCCAGCTTCCAATCCAAGGACGGATCTTATCGAGCGTCTCACCGGCATTCATCTCGGCGGGAATCTGGGAGGGCTGGGCGGCCTCCTTCAGGGTCTTTTCGGTAAGCCTGCTCCCCAGGCACCGGCACCTCAACCCCAGCAGCAGACTCCGGCGATGCCTCAGCCGGCACACTAA
- a CDS encoding diacylglycerol kinase family lipid kinase yields MLNPAAHSNKAGRLPEQIREVSGDVEMRLSSMPGDAELIARSAVKEGFSTIVAAGGDGTINEVMNGIISAGGQDVTLGILPVGTMNVFAVELGIPLNSLEKAWQIIMTGEVRCIDLPICSAGGVERCFVQLAGAGLDAEVVRRTTRESKKALGPLSYLLSLAQVAGQKPPPITLKSHDGALRNGSFVLLGNGRFYGGPFTMFRQGSQVDGLLDVLVFQSQGPWDLLRYMHAILMGQHAELKDVEYFQTSSLELSSEEPVPYELDGEMVGYLPLTISLRAGAFSVLAPGPIAG; encoded by the coding sequence ATCCTTAATCCGGCAGCCCACAGCAACAAGGCGGGGCGTCTTCCCGAACAGATCCGTGAGGTTTCCGGTGATGTGGAAATGCGCCTCAGTAGCATGCCGGGAGATGCGGAACTGATTGCGAGGAGTGCTGTGAAAGAGGGTTTTTCGACGATTGTCGCAGCGGGAGGTGACGGGACCATCAACGAGGTGATGAACGGAATCATCTCCGCAGGCGGGCAAGACGTAACGTTGGGCATTCTCCCCGTAGGCACCATGAATGTTTTTGCCGTTGAACTAGGAATCCCGCTGAATTCCCTGGAGAAGGCTTGGCAGATAATCATGACCGGAGAGGTGCGCTGCATCGATCTTCCAATCTGTTCCGCCGGGGGTGTCGAGCGCTGTTTTGTCCAGTTAGCCGGGGCGGGACTCGATGCCGAGGTCGTCAGGCGAACCACGAGGGAATCAAAGAAAGCCTTGGGTCCTCTGAGTTATCTCCTTTCTCTTGCCCAGGTGGCCGGACAAAAACCGCCTCCCATCACGTTGAAAAGCCATGACGGGGCATTGAGGAATGGATCGTTTGTGTTACTGGGGAACGGGCGTTTCTACGGTGGCCCGTTCACGATGTTCCGTCAGGGTTCTCAGGTTGACGGCCTGCTGGATGTTCTCGTTTTTCAGAGTCAAGGTCCCTGGGATCTTCTGCGATACATGCATGCCATTCTGATGGGGCAGCATGCGGAACTGAAGGACGTGGAGTATTTTCAGACATCGTCCCTGGAACTCTCTTCCGAAGAACCGGTCCCTTACGAACTCGATGGCGAGATGGTCGGCTATCTCCCGTTGACTATTTCCCTACGGGCGGGCGCTTTTTCTGTTCTTGCGCCGGGGCCAATAGCAGGTTGA
- a CDS encoding rhomboid family intramembrane serine protease codes for MERLRCSPVTAILFGINLTLFLSEELFRFFFDCSLFPYLALSREGLTGGGWWQLVTHAFLHGNLLHFVVNMVALWFTGPLLEELLGPLRYLLLYLAGAVFGGILQTLVTPGSIDLVGASGSVCALLVGFGTLFPNLQITALIFFIIPVKMKASTLGWLVIVASLLFWLLGVERQIGHLAHLGGGIAGFVICLFYKKLGLVRQISELPPPLPD; via the coding sequence ATGGAACGCCTGCGCTGCTCTCCTGTCACCGCGATCCTCTTCGGGATCAACCTGACGCTTTTCCTTTCGGAAGAGCTCTTCCGATTCTTTTTTGATTGTTCGCTCTTTCCTTATTTGGCGCTGAGTCGAGAGGGGTTGACGGGTGGGGGATGGTGGCAGTTGGTAACCCATGCGTTTCTTCATGGTAACCTGCTGCATTTCGTCGTGAACATGGTGGCGCTCTGGTTCACGGGTCCGCTCCTCGAGGAGCTACTCGGACCTCTCCGCTACCTTCTGCTTTATCTCGCGGGGGCTGTGTTCGGAGGGATCCTGCAGACCCTTGTGACACCAGGCAGCATTGATCTGGTGGGGGCTTCCGGATCGGTCTGTGCCCTCTTGGTGGGCTTTGGAACGCTCTTTCCAAACTTGCAGATCACCGCGCTTATTTTCTTCATCATTCCCGTGAAAATGAAAGCCTCCACACTCGGTTGGCTTGTCATCGTGGCATCCCTGCTTTTCTGGCTCTTGGGAGTCGAGCGCCAGATCGGGCATCTCGCCCATCTTGGGGGAGGTATCGCAGGATTTGTGATCTGCTTGTTCTACAAGAAGCTGGGACTGGTGCGACAGATCTCCGAGCTCCCGCCGCCGCTACCTGACTAA
- a CDS encoding AI-2E family transporter: MAYPELPTSFQKKVCWAALTAVAALAFISVILLAGWSIVSACGYLKPVLTPIAIAAVLAYLLTPVVGLLCKWRIPRTWAVVIVFVLFSAGLVLIGITIAPALEHQGSIFASRIPAYSESISSLAKQSAAELQKLAALKASTVAIKPAGVATHIPIFPLEDLTPDRIKLYGIELASNGLAWMQEKLPTIASATGTFLQKSIGGVFGILGFLLSLILVPVFLFFFLLESPQIGTNWSRYLPLRASPLKEEIVSLFNEINDYLIHFFRGQLLVSMIDGAVVGTALFLIVHLDFAFLIGLMVGILCLIPYLGMVLCVAPALLIALAQYGDLWHPTLVLIVFLVAHNLDGIFISPKIIGESVGLHPMTVIISVFAWTIVLGGLLGALLAVPLTATMKVLLRRYFWDLPPIQPVKQSLKIEGTIEKTVEKKTSTMIVELPL; the protein is encoded by the coding sequence ATGGCCTACCCCGAACTTCCCACATCTTTTCAGAAGAAAGTCTGCTGGGCAGCCTTGACGGCCGTGGCGGCCTTAGCATTCATCTCGGTCATTCTACTCGCAGGTTGGAGCATCGTTTCCGCATGTGGCTATTTGAAGCCGGTCCTCACACCGATCGCGATCGCAGCCGTGCTCGCGTATCTGTTGACTCCCGTCGTGGGTTTGCTCTGCAAATGGAGAATCCCGCGCACCTGGGCCGTCGTCATCGTCTTTGTTCTCTTCAGCGCAGGCCTGGTACTCATCGGCATCACAATCGCCCCTGCCCTCGAGCATCAGGGTAGCATCTTTGCCAGCCGCATCCCCGCCTACAGTGAAAGCATCAGCTCTCTGGCCAAACAATCAGCCGCTGAACTCCAGAAACTGGCGGCTCTGAAAGCCAGTACAGTAGCAATCAAGCCCGCCGGGGTTGCCACCCATATCCCAATCTTCCCGCTCGAGGATCTCACGCCTGACCGTATCAAACTCTACGGCATCGAGCTTGCCAGCAACGGCCTTGCCTGGATGCAGGAGAAACTGCCGACCATCGCCTCCGCTACCGGGACTTTTCTTCAAAAAAGCATCGGAGGTGTTTTCGGTATCCTTGGATTCCTGCTCAGCCTGATTCTGGTTCCTGTCTTTCTCTTCTTCTTCCTGCTAGAGTCACCGCAGATCGGAACCAATTGGAGCCGTTACCTGCCTCTCCGGGCCTCCCCTCTCAAGGAGGAGATCGTTTCGCTTTTCAACGAGATCAATGACTATTTGATCCACTTCTTCCGCGGTCAACTGCTGGTGAGTATGATCGATGGAGCTGTTGTTGGCACGGCACTGTTCCTGATCGTGCATCTCGACTTTGCCTTCCTCATAGGACTCATGGTAGGGATCCTCTGCCTGATTCCCTACCTCGGCATGGTCCTCTGCGTGGCCCCGGCACTACTGATTGCGTTGGCTCAGTACGGGGACCTATGGCATCCGACCCTTGTGTTGATTGTTTTTCTGGTGGCCCACAATCTGGACGGGATCTTTATCTCTCCGAAAATCATCGGCGAATCAGTCGGCCTCCATCCCATGACCGTGATCATCTCGGTCTTTGCCTGGACGATCGTCTTGGGAGGTCTGCTCGGCGCCTTACTTGCCGTCCCCCTCACTGCCACGATGAAAGTTCTCCTGCGTCGCTACTTCTGGGATCTTCCTCCCATCCAACCAGTCAAGCAATCCCTGAAGATCGAGGGAACCATCGAGAAGACAGTCGAAAAAAAGACCTCTACAATGATCGTGGAATTGCCTCTCTGA
- a CDS encoding 5-formyltetrahydrofolate cyclo-ligase translates to MKKISDERSLLLPLPFEAEASFVENILKLDVWKTSSSVLLFSPIQWEPDPMELISAAPEYSFFFPRIEGDHLEIYRMSPRSRWTTGSYGINEPDPESWDRAALSEVDLALIPGLAFDPKCGRLGRGKGFYDRLLGHPEFRGIKAGLAWDWQIVAEVPCGSDDIPMDLVVTPRKIYRAGSTLDKLGERG, encoded by the coding sequence ATGAAAAAGATCTCTGATGAGAGATCTTTGCTTTTGCCTTTACCGTTCGAAGCCGAGGCTTCGTTTGTGGAAAATATTCTCAAGCTGGATGTCTGGAAAACTTCCTCTTCCGTCCTCCTCTTCTCTCCTATCCAGTGGGAACCCGATCCCATGGAGCTCATCAGCGCCGCTCCGGAATATTCCTTTTTCTTTCCAAGGATTGAAGGGGATCATTTGGAAATCTACAGGATGAGCCCCAGAAGCCGCTGGACTACTGGGTCCTACGGCATTAACGAACCGGATCCCGAAAGCTGGGATCGAGCTGCACTCTCCGAGGTCGATCTGGCTTTGATACCGGGATTGGCATTTGATCCGAAGTGCGGACGACTCGGACGGGGGAAAGGATTCTACGACCGCCTGCTTGGACACCCAGAGTTTCGGGGTATCAAGGCAGGACTTGCCTGGGATTGGCAGATCGTGGCTGAGGTACCATGCGGCAGTGATGACATCCCGATGGACTTAGTTGTCACCCCTCGAAAGATCTATCGGGCCGGGAGCACATTGGACAAACTGGGAGAAAGAGGATAA
- a CDS encoding MBL fold metallo-hydrolase: MQTKPKPQSKSKPEHHVSMKLGEGWHKRNFLTEVIIPSLFSAREVVSFTTKLPDLSAGELAITWIGHASFLIQTPEHSILIDPNWAKWLKVIKRLKEPGLEIHELPAIDLVLVSHAHFDHLDKKSLRAVAADQPIIVPEHVGDLVSGLGFNRVQELKRWESMELGSLKITLTPAHHWGARMLHDKHRGFGGFLIEYAGRTIFHCGDSAWFEGFAQIGERSKIDIALLPIGAYDAPTGRDVHMNPEEALRAFTALGAEIMIPMHYGTFRLGFEPMEEPPDRLLGHARSLGIDEKIRILKEGEPAVF; the protein is encoded by the coding sequence ATGCAGACCAAACCAAAGCCGCAGTCCAAGTCGAAACCTGAACACCATGTCTCGATGAAGCTCGGGGAGGGATGGCATAAGCGCAACTTCCTCACCGAGGTCATCATTCCTTCGCTCTTCTCGGCGAGGGAAGTTGTTTCCTTCACGACAAAACTGCCGGATCTCTCAGCAGGAGAGCTTGCCATCACGTGGATCGGTCATGCCTCCTTCCTTATCCAGACTCCCGAACATTCCATCCTGATCGATCCCAACTGGGCCAAATGGCTGAAGGTCATCAAGAGGCTTAAGGAGCCGGGGCTTGAGATCCACGAACTTCCTGCGATCGATCTGGTTCTTGTTAGTCATGCCCACTTCGATCATCTCGACAAGAAATCCCTCCGGGCCGTGGCGGCTGATCAGCCCATCATCGTGCCCGAGCATGTCGGTGATCTTGTCAGTGGTCTCGGCTTTAACCGCGTGCAGGAGCTGAAGCGTTGGGAGAGCATGGAGCTCGGTTCGCTGAAGATCACCCTGACCCCGGCCCACCACTGGGGTGCCAGGATGCTGCATGACAAGCACCGTGGGTTCGGCGGATTCCTGATCGAGTATGCCGGACGCACGATCTTTCACTGCGGCGACAGTGCCTGGTTTGAGGGATTTGCTCAGATTGGAGAGCGTTCCAAGATAGACATAGCACTACTCCCGATCGGAGCCTACGACGCTCCGACCGGGCGGGATGTTCACATGAATCCCGAAGAGGCACTGCGTGCCTTCACTGCTCTCGGAGCCGAGATCATGATCCCGATGCACTACGGCACCTTCCGGCTAGGATTTGAACCGATGGAAGAGCCTCCCGATCGCTTGCTAGGTCATGCCCGCTCGCTGGGAATCGATGAAAAAATTCGGATTCTTAAGGAAGGCGAACCTGCCGTCTTTTAA
- a CDS encoding peptidylprolyl isomerase: MKKTLFALSTTLCMAPGIAGAANPAEPVKDIRITLHTSKGDIHATMYASKAPITVANYLNLARRGFYDGITFHRVIPDFMIQGGDPTGTGMGGPGYKFADEFAPGLKHDRGGLFSMANSGPGTNGSQFFITHVPTPWLDGKHAIFGAVDGPKDQEVVNAIKQGDKITGIEIVDSPESLFAAQSAQIAVWNKALSK; the protein is encoded by the coding sequence ATGAAAAAGACACTTTTCGCCCTTTCCACCACTCTTTGCATGGCCCCCGGTATTGCCGGAGCCGCAAACCCCGCCGAACCCGTCAAGGACATCCGCATCACCCTCCACACATCCAAGGGAGATATCCATGCGACCATGTATGCCAGCAAGGCCCCGATCACTGTAGCGAACTATCTGAATCTCGCCCGCCGCGGCTTCTATGACGGCATCACCTTCCACCGCGTCATCCCTGACTTCATGATCCAGGGTGGCGATCCGACTGGTACCGGTATGGGTGGTCCCGGTTATAAATTCGCCGATGAGTTCGCTCCCGGTCTCAAGCACGACCGCGGCGGTCTCTTCTCAATGGCCAATTCCGGACCCGGCACCAACGGCAGTCAGTTCTTCATCACCCATGTCCCGACCCCATGGCTTGACGGCAAGCATGCCATCTTCGGCGCCGTCGATGGACCAAAGGACCAGGAGGTTGTAAATGCCATCAAACAGGGCGACAAGATTACCGGTATCGAGATCGTCGATTCACCCGAGTCTCTCTTCGCTGCGCAGTCCGCGCAGATCGCTGTTTGGAACAAGGCGCTCTCCAAGTAA
- a CDS encoding carbon-nitrogen hydrolase — protein MRCVSSVSENLKTAIRLIREAAKKGAKVVCLPELFLSEYFCQSEDHDYFKLAEVIPGPTTKSLGKVAKELGVVIMASLFERRAPGLYHNTTAVIEADGKYLGKYRKMHIPDDPLFYEKFYFTPGDLGFRNWKTSAGDLGVLICWDQWYPEAARLTALQGSEVIFYPTAIGWHPSEKEQYGENQKAAWQLAQRAHALANGCYVCGINRIGHENPVASAGGEGLEFWGGTFVAAPNGQIIAEAPADKEMVLVVDLDRQFMDTQRTHWPFLRDRRIDAYGGIEKRFID, from the coding sequence ATGCGTTGCGTCAGTTCTGTCTCGGAAAATCTTAAGACCGCCATCCGTCTGATTCGGGAAGCTGCCAAGAAAGGGGCTAAGGTGGTCTGCCTGCCGGAGCTTTTCCTGAGCGAGTACTTCTGCCAGAGCGAGGATCACGACTATTTCAAGCTGGCCGAAGTGATCCCGGGACCAACCACGAAGTCGCTAGGCAAAGTGGCAAAGGAGCTGGGTGTAGTGATCATGGCCTCTCTCTTCGAGCGCCGGGCGCCGGGCCTCTATCACAACACGACGGCCGTCATCGAGGCCGACGGCAAGTATCTCGGTAAGTACCGGAAGATGCATATTCCCGATGATCCGCTTTTCTACGAGAAGTTTTACTTCACGCCGGGTGATCTCGGTTTTCGCAACTGGAAGACCAGTGCGGGTGATCTGGGTGTACTCATCTGCTGGGACCAGTGGTATCCCGAGGCGGCACGCCTTACGGCCCTGCAGGGTTCGGAGGTGATTTTCTATCCAACCGCGATCGGCTGGCATCCCTCGGAAAAGGAGCAGTATGGGGAGAATCAGAAAGCCGCCTGGCAACTCGCCCAGCGTGCCCATGCATTAGCCAACGGCTGCTATGTCTGCGGAATCAATCGCATCGGCCACGAGAACCCTGTGGCTTCTGCAGGAGGGGAGGGGTTGGAGTTCTGGGGAGGGACTTTTGTCGCCGCGCCTAACGGACAGATCATCGCCGAGGCTCCGGCTGACAAAGAGATGGTCCTTGTTGTCGATCTCGACCGCCAGTTCATGGATACTCAACGAACTCACTGGCCTTTCCTACGAGACCGCCGGATCGATGCCTATGGGGGGATCGAAAAGCGCTTTATCGATTAA
- a CDS encoding M14 family metallocarboxypeptidase has product MKKAIANTDPLPDQVRDYRLLMERWLTLVNRIPSLDLSVYAEAEGYPLMVVRSERHDPKVPSVYLSAGIHGDEPAAVEGLIRWAETSLGKVASWNWMIFPCLNPWGLERNIRFDAENRDLNRFYDSKKVPQIVAQLSLMKGSRFDVAVTLHEDYDARGFYLYEVAAKRPHWGELLCAELISVLDADPRRKIDGHSARNGLIRRKIKPDMMKGHPEAFCLHFQHAARTFTLETPSEESLGRRVRLQERFLASTVKKVKLGMVS; this is encoded by the coding sequence TTGAAGAAAGCGATAGCCAATACCGATCCGCTGCCTGATCAGGTGCGGGATTACCGTCTCCTGATGGAGCGGTGGCTTACGCTCGTGAACCGGATTCCCTCACTCGATCTCTCGGTGTATGCAGAGGCGGAGGGCTATCCCCTGATGGTTGTCCGTTCGGAACGTCATGACCCGAAGGTGCCCTCTGTCTATCTGTCTGCCGGCATTCATGGGGATGAACCAGCCGCAGTTGAGGGATTGATCCGCTGGGCAGAGACCTCTCTCGGGAAAGTTGCATCCTGGAACTGGATGATCTTTCCATGTCTCAACCCATGGGGGCTGGAGCGGAATATCCGCTTTGATGCCGAGAACCGCGATCTCAACCGGTTCTATGATTCAAAGAAAGTTCCCCAGATTGTGGCCCAGCTTTCCTTAATGAAGGGGAGCCGCTTTGATGTGGCTGTCACTCTGCACGAGGACTACGACGCACGAGGTTTTTATCTTTACGAGGTGGCTGCCAAGCGTCCCCATTGGGGCGAATTGCTTTGCGCCGAACTCATCTCCGTGTTGGACGCTGATCCACGCCGCAAGATAGACGGTCATTCCGCTCGTAACGGTCTGATTAGGCGCAAAATCAAGCCAGATATGATGAAGGGGCATCCCGAGGCTTTTTGCCTGCATTTTCAGCATGCAGCGAGGACCTTCACTCTGGAGACGCCTTCTGAGGAATCTCTCGGCCGGCGTGTTCGACTTCAGGAGCGCTTCCTTGCCTCGACGGTCAAAAAAGTGAAACTGGGTATGGTTTCCTGA
- the hisB gene encoding imidazoleglycerol-phosphate dehydratase HisB: MTDTVRSASLDRKTTETEITLHISLDGEGRSSVRTGIPFFDHMLTLFSRHSLIDLDIEAKGDIEVDYHHTVEDVGLALGAALTKALGDKSGIRRYGSAYVPMDEALARVVVDCSGRPYLAYEVPRGVEAIGLFPFQLVEEFLRAFSVQAGLTLHVSILAGRDAHHMAEAIFKALGRALDVAVSRDDRVKGIPSTKGVL; encoded by the coding sequence ATGACCGACACAGTCCGCTCCGCATCCCTCGATCGCAAGACTACTGAGACAGAGATCACCCTCCATATCTCACTCGATGGCGAAGGGAGATCCTCCGTCCGAACCGGCATTCCGTTCTTCGACCACATGCTGACCCTGTTTTCCCGTCACTCCCTCATTGATCTGGATATCGAGGCGAAAGGAGACATCGAGGTCGACTATCACCACACCGTGGAGGATGTCGGATTGGCACTCGGAGCCGCTTTAACGAAGGCTCTCGGTGACAAATCGGGGATCCGACGTTATGGCAGTGCCTATGTTCCGATGGATGAAGCCCTAGCCCGTGTTGTGGTGGATTGCAGCGGACGACCCTACCTTGCCTACGAGGTGCCGCGCGGCGTTGAGGCGATTGGACTCTTTCCCTTCCAGCTCGTCGAGGAGTTCCTGCGTGCATTCAGCGTACAGGCTGGTCTGACGCTCCATGTTTCCATTTTGGCCGGACGTGATGCTCATCACATGGCGGAGGCGATCTTCAAGGCGCTGGGACGCGCCCTCGATGTCGCGGTTTCCCGTGATGACCGGGTGAAGGGAATCCCCAGCACCAAGGGCGTGCTGTGA
- the hisH gene encoding imidazole glycerol phosphate synthase subunit HisH — MSKPPLLGLVDYGSGNLRSVQRAIEHAGGECIHVQSEADTTNCAALVVPGVGSFGDCARQLRETGLWEVIKSWIGTNKPYLGICLGYQLLFDSSEESPGVEGLGALRGKVVHFSKSSGLKIPHMGWNQLHIHKPSDRLMTGLVENPDFYFVHSYYPVPEDDEVITSTCTYGVEFAASVSKGNLSAVQFHPEKSQELGLSMLRNFISSL; from the coding sequence GTGAGTAAGCCGCCGCTTCTCGGTCTCGTCGACTACGGCAGTGGTAATCTCCGCAGCGTCCAGCGTGCTATCGAGCATGCCGGTGGTGAATGCATCCATGTCCAGAGCGAGGCCGACACGACGAACTGTGCCGCCCTGGTGGTTCCCGGTGTCGGCTCTTTCGGGGATTGTGCACGCCAGCTTCGGGAGACGGGGCTCTGGGAAGTGATCAAGTCTTGGATCGGTACCAACAAGCCCTATCTCGGCATCTGCCTGGGCTACCAGCTTCTCTTCGACTCGAGCGAGGAATCGCCAGGTGTGGAGGGCCTCGGCGCTCTTCGTGGGAAAGTTGTCCACTTTTCCAAGTCCTCGGGACTCAAGATTCCCCATATGGGATGGAATCAACTGCACATCCACAAACCCTCGGATCGCCTGATGACGGGTCTGGTTGAGAATCCCGATTTCTACTTCGTCCATTCCTACTACCCGGTTCCCGAGGATGATGAGGTCATCACTTCCACCTGTACCTATGGAGTGGAATTCGCAGCCAGTGTCTCTAAAGGCAACCTGAGCGCTGTTCAGTTCCATCCGGAGAAGAGTCAGGAGCTTGGATTGTCCATGCTCAGGAATTTTATCTCCTCCCTCTAA